From the Nitrospinota bacterium genome, the window TTGATTCTGAGTTCAACTATTTTTACAGGGGTTTGATTTTAGTGAGGGTTGATGTGGCTTTCTTGCGTGCCCAAGGCCAAAAAAGGGGGAGGGGGTAAATTTATACGAGACCCTCTCTCATAATAAATTTCCAAGAGATTTTAGATGACCCTTTTCCTCTTCTGCAATTTTGAACAGCACGTCCTTTGTCTCTTTATGCCTGCTTTTTTCCGAAAAGCGAAGGTAGAGGTCAAGGCTCTGGGTTTCAAGGGTCATGGCCAGCTCAATCAGATTCTGGACAGAGTCTAAAAAGGAGGCGTTCTGCTTCATATATTCCTCCATGTCAAAGCCGCTTTCCATGATCTTTTTGCCCAAAACCCTTTCCTCAAATGCCTTGAAGTCCTTCTTTGGTGATTCAATCTTCAAAAAAAGTTCCTGAAGCATTTTTTTGTGCTTCTCCTCAACATCTATCAGCACTGAGAGAAGCTCAACCAGTTTTTGGTCATCACTATTTTCTTTTGTTTTAATATAAAAGATCTGCGAAGCCTTTTCCATGGCATAGGCAATCATGACCATCTCAGCAGGGGATTCATCCCCGGTTAAGAGGTCTAAATTTAACTCTTGGGGTCCGGCTGCTTTTACA encodes:
- a CDS encoding rhodanese-like domain-containing protein — protein: MRLKQLFKPVKSFDEEKAKTFMAENEEGAYTLLDVRQPKEYEQAHIPGAKLIPLPLLHDKVNELDKEKPVIVYCAIGGRSRVAAQLLSGLGFKEVYNLKGGIKAWEGVKAAGPQELNLDLLTGDESPAEMVMIAYAMEKASQIFYIKTKENSDDQKLVELLSVLIDVEEKHKKMLQELFLKIESPKKDFKAFEERVLGKKIMESGFDMEEYMKQNASFLDSVQNLIELAMTLETQSLDLYLRFSEKSRHKETKDVLFKIAEEEKGHLKSLGNLL